One genomic window of Oncorhynchus clarkii lewisi isolate Uvic-CL-2024 chromosome 5, UVic_Ocla_1.0, whole genome shotgun sequence includes the following:
- the LOC139410158 gene encoding SHC-transforming protein 2-like, with translation MLLKPKYGRFRNDSVTSSDDLMQSLAMSGKVVATPVVLSSAPSLPLPPLPPLESIPRSSSAAPALADSPCLDGEQDATTTFCMLIPRMPQWKFSNSLLSRSPSNSSKDSGKAAAPSSQGSHSPSGTSAPVASLASVLNSCDPVCVNPCSLQAISRHRSAAGSASPGGHSAGATECTGSPGGHSESRTGMNRRTRVEGMWLGGEDFNQKGSFIHKPSQGWLHPDKKITGPGASYIVRYMGCIEVLKSMRSLDFNTRTQVTREAINRLCEAVPGGKGAWRRKNINKALQSVMGKSNLRFAGMSIAVNISIEGLSLLIPTTRQVIAHHPMQSISFASGGDTDTPDYVAYVAKDPVNQRACHILECCDGLAQNVISTIGQAFELQFKQYLHSPPKAIPTVERNIRTEDSAWGDDEDSLEHDYYNSIPGKVPPFGGVVDSRLKPCTALLGHIHSQPESKAVQMGSPSRRETASCPSGQLCYELHWDTENNGSSGLTSDGYQRADGQTPGSRDYEEHLYVNTQSLEGLEQGAEGHRGARGPDSPMKDIFDMRPFEDALKMHEAGGVGGNGGVCVLKNQWPSPPRRRAPVAPTEEQLRREAWYHGRMSRRDAEKLLVRDGDFLVRDSATNPGQYVLTGMHCGLPKHLLLVDPEGVVRTKDMLFESISHLISYHLKNELPIVAAESELHLKQVVRRKQ, from the exons ATGCTACTTAAGCCAAAGTATGGCCGCTTTCGCAACGACTCTGTGACCTCCTCCGACGACCTGATGCAGAGCTTAGCTATGAGCGGCAAAGTGGTGGCCACCCCGGTGGTCCTCTCCTCCGCCCCCAGCCTGCCGCTGCCCCCCCTGCCTCCTCTGGAGTCCATCCCCCGGTCCTCCTCCGCAGCCCCTGCTCTGGCCGACTCCCCCTGCCTGGACGGGGAGCAGGACGCCACCACCACTTTCTGCATGCTCATCCCCAGGATGCCTCAGTGGAAGTTCTCTAACTCGCTGCTCAGCAGGAGCCCCTCCAACTCCAGCAAGGACTCGGGCAAGGCTGCAGCCCCCTCATCACAGGGCTCGCACAGCCCCAGTGGAACTTCTGCCCCCGTGGCCAGTCTGGCTTCTGTTTTGAACTCCTGTGACCCTGTGTGTGTCAACCCCTGTTCCCTACAGGCCATCAGCAGGCACAGATCTGCAGCGGGCTCAGCCAGTCCAGGCGGCCACAGCGCAGGGGCTACAGAGTGCACAGGGAGCCCCGGGGGCCACAGCGAATCCAGGACAGGGATGAACCGCAGGACAAGGGTGGAGGGCATGTGGCTGGGAGGGGAGGACTTCAACCAGAAGGGCAGCTTCATCCACAAGCCCTCCCAGGGCTGGCTGCACCCAGACAAGAAGATCACAGGCCCTGGGGCTTCCTACATAGTCAGG TACATGGGCTGCATTGAGGTGTTAAAGTCGATGCGATCGCTGGACTTCAACACTCGGACCCAGGTGACGAG GGAGGCCATCAACAGACTGTGTGAAGCTGTGCCTGGGGGTAAAGGGGCCTGGAGGAGAAAG AACATTAACAAGGCCCTGCAGTCCGTCATGGGGAAGAGTAACCTTCGCTTCGCTGGTATGAGCATCGCTGTCAACATCTCTATAGAGGGTCTCAGCTTGCTCATCCCCACCACACGACAG GTGATAGCACACCATCCCATGCAGTCCATCTCCTTTGCCTCTGGGGGAGACACG GACACGCCCGATTATGTTGCTTATGTGGCCAAAGATCCAGTCAATCAGAGAG CATGCCATATCCTGGAGTGTTGTGACGGTTTAGCTCAGAATGTCATCAGCACCATCGGGCAGGCCTTCGAACTGCAGTTTAAACAGTACCTCCACAGCCCTCCCAAAGCCATCCCCACCGTGGAAAG GAACATCAGGACAGAAGACTCGGCGTGGGGAGATGACGAGGACTCGTTGGAGCACGACTACTACAACAGCATCCCTGGGAAGGTGCCTCCTTTTGGGGGAGTGGTGGACTCAAGGCTGAAGCCTTGTACGGCCTTGCTGGGCCACATCCACAGCCAACCAGAGAGCAAGGCAGTGCAG ATGGGTTCTCCGTCCAGGAGAGAGACAGCTTCCTGCCCTTCAGGTCAGCTGTGCTACGAGCTTCACTGGGATACTGAAAACAACGGCAGCTCAG GTCTGACATCAGATGGTTACCAGCGGGCAGACGGCCAGACTCCGGGGAGCAGGGACTATGAGGAGCACCTATATGTGAACACCCAGAGTCTGGAGGGATTGGAGCAGGGAGCAGAGGGCCACAGGGGGGCCAGGGGGCCAGACAGCCCCATGAAAGACATCTTTGACATGA GACCCTTTGAGGATGCTCTAAAGATGCACGAGGCTGGTGGTGTCGGTGGTAACGGTGGGGTGTGTGTTTTGAAGAACCAGTGGCCCAGCCCGCCCCGACGTCGTGCCCCTGTCGCCCCTACAGAGGAGCAGCTCCGGCGGGAGGCCTGGTACCACGGTCGTATGAGCCGCCGTGATGCTGAGAAACTGCTGGTCCGAGACGGGGACTTCCTGGTACGAGACAGTGCCACCAACCCAGGCCAGTATGTCCTGACAGGCATGCACTGTGGTCTGCCCAAACACCTGCTACTGGTGGACCCAGAGGGAGTG